A single bacterium DNA region contains:
- the hcp gene encoding hydroxylamine reductase, which yields MFCYQCEQTGKGTGCTSFGVCGKDPETSALQDLLVMVAQGISQMAHRARKLGVVDQAADVYVIEALFTTVTNVNFDPKRLEGIIRQGAVIKDSIRKQYEAACKAKGVAVEGVTGPAQWTPAADLQGLISQGEAISTEKRTAALGADVAGTQDLILLGLKGTAAYAEHARVLGKEDRSVYAFMHEVLDFLVKANPTMDELLGYALKTGEVNLRVMELLDAANTGAYGTPVPTPVRITSVKGKAILVSGHDLKDLELLLKQTEGKGINIYTHGEMLPAHGYPELKKYKHLAGNYGGAWQDQRKEFDEFPGAILMTTNCIQKPKDTYKARIFTSGLVAWPGVDHIADGNFKPVIEAALAAAGFAADEPEKTILVGFGHGAVLGVAGTVIDAVKSGAIKRFYLIGGCDGAKSGRNYYTEFAQAVPKDCMVLTLACGKYRFNKLDFGSIGGLPRLLDIGQCNDAYSAIKIASALAGAFNCTVNDLPLSMILSWYEQKAVCILLTLLHLGIKNIRLGPSLPAFVTPAVLNVLVEKFAIKPITTVEADLKATLAGN from the coding sequence ATGTTTTGTTATCAATGTGAGCAGACCGGCAAGGGCACGGGCTGCACCTCGTTCGGGGTGTGTGGAAAAGATCCCGAAACCTCCGCCCTGCAGGACCTTCTGGTCATGGTGGCGCAAGGCATCAGCCAGATGGCGCACCGTGCCCGTAAACTCGGGGTGGTTGATCAGGCGGCGGACGTGTATGTGATCGAGGCGCTGTTCACCACAGTGACCAATGTCAATTTTGATCCCAAGCGCCTGGAGGGGATTATCCGCCAGGGGGCGGTGATCAAGGACAGTATCCGGAAGCAATACGAAGCGGCATGTAAGGCCAAAGGAGTGGCTGTCGAGGGGGTGACGGGCCCGGCGCAATGGACGCCTGCCGCGGATCTTCAGGGGTTGATCAGCCAGGGTGAGGCGATCTCGACCGAGAAGCGTACCGCCGCACTCGGCGCGGATGTGGCCGGGACGCAGGACCTGATTCTGCTGGGGCTCAAGGGAACGGCCGCGTATGCGGAGCATGCCCGGGTGCTAGGCAAGGAAGACCGTTCCGTTTATGCCTTCATGCATGAGGTCCTTGATTTCCTGGTTAAGGCCAACCCGACCATGGACGAGCTGCTGGGCTATGCCCTCAAGACCGGTGAAGTAAATCTCCGGGTGATGGAATTGCTGGATGCGGCCAACACGGGCGCTTATGGGACCCCGGTCCCGACCCCTGTCCGGATTACTTCTGTAAAGGGCAAGGCCATCCTGGTCTCGGGGCATGACCTCAAGGATCTGGAATTGCTGCTGAAGCAGACCGAGGGTAAGGGCATCAACATTTACACGCATGGTGAGATGCTGCCTGCGCATGGGTATCCCGAATTGAAGAAATACAAGCACCTGGCCGGCAATTACGGGGGAGCCTGGCAGGATCAGCGCAAGGAGTTTGATGAATTCCCGGGCGCCATCCTGATGACCACGAACTGTATCCAGAAGCCGAAGGACACCTACAAGGCCCGCATCTTCACGAGCGGCCTGGTCGCCTGGCCGGGTGTGGATCACATTGCCGACGGCAATTTCAAGCCGGTGATCGAGGCGGCCCTGGCGGCAGCGGGGTTTGCGGCGGATGAGCCGGAAAAAACCATCCTGGTCGGCTTCGGACACGGCGCGGTGCTGGGTGTGGCCGGGACGGTGATCGATGCGGTCAAGTCGGGTGCCATCAAGCGCTTCTACCTGATCGGTGGCTGTGACGGGGCCAAGTCGGGACGGAACTACTACACGGAGTTTGCCCAGGCGGTCCCGAAAGACTGCATGGTGCTCACGCTGGCTTGTGGGAAGTACCGGTTCAACAAGCTCGATTTCGGGAGCATCGGCGGTCTGCCGCGGTTGCTGGACATCGGGCAGTGCAACGATGCCTACTCGGCCATCAAGATCGCCAGCGCGCTGGCCGGGGCGTTCAATTGCACGGTCAATGACCTGCCCCTGTCGATGATCCTGTCCTGGTACGAACAGAAGGCCGTCTGCATTCTGCTTACCCTGTTGCATTTAGGCATCAAGAATATCCGGCTCGGACCGAGTCTTCCTGCCTTTGTAACACCCGCGGTGTTGAATGTGTTGGTGGAGAAATTCGCCATCAAACCCATCACCACCGTGGAGGCCGACCTTAAGGCGACGCTGGCCGGGAATTAA
- a CDS encoding ATP-dependent DNA helicase RecQ, which yields MTHLNINKIQDPPGHPLALEALLSKHFGFSHFHAGQREPIEAILNGTDTVVVMPTGAGKSLCFQLPAMILEGITLVVSPLISLMKDQVDGLTERGLPATSLNSSLSMEEVADRVADLRQGRTRLVYVAPERFRNRSFQALLADLKVALIAIDEAHCISQWGHDFRPDYIRLGSVVKQFPSARVMALTATATPEVRTDIAKQLGLGMDGRAAPLVIVSGFRRDTLRLVVSHVSSHTDKMRRIETILARYPTGIIYCSTRKQVDRVGVMLGENKIKHLVYHAGLTPEKRAKAQEQFMSGKVPVVVATNAFGMGVDRSDLRFVIHWDVPGSIEAYYQEVGRAGRDGQLSHCELLYNYADVRTQEFFLDGSNPDPTTILHTWAEIYTLLKTGGSQTCSLDEWAEQIKSTDNKITVHTCMGLYERCGLISREILTGSRCYTTSLIEPADLTRLKEAMPTLEEKRRRDLRKLDLMLRYVSSRSCRHHFILDYFGDKETLATACGHCDFCGFDSAIPARPPTEAEWPLIQKLLSGVGRLDGRFGRNTILAVMTGSRAKEILERNLNDISTYGALAGSAPDALKAIFDELVRAKAIQLSPDQYATASLTALGREIAWRRATVSMNWPVQVTHLTSKEPDHRRKPARVNSKSTHRAALPDSFDRVLSAVEDTLFEELKTWRKDESFHQGTLPYLIFSNKTLKAIAIVKPKSHSELERVPGVGPAKLEAYGADLLRLIARR from the coding sequence ATGACTCATTTAAATATTAATAAAATACAGGATCCGCCCGGGCACCCTTTAGCCCTGGAAGCGTTGCTGTCGAAACATTTCGGATTCTCCCATTTTCACGCCGGACAAAGAGAACCCATCGAGGCGATTCTTAACGGGACGGACACCGTGGTCGTCATGCCGACCGGTGCGGGCAAATCGCTCTGCTTTCAATTACCCGCCATGATCCTGGAGGGGATCACCCTGGTGGTCTCGCCCCTGATTTCCCTGATGAAGGATCAAGTGGACGGACTCACTGAACGCGGCCTGCCCGCCACCAGCCTTAACTCCTCGCTCTCCATGGAGGAGGTGGCCGACCGGGTGGCCGACCTGCGTCAGGGCCGGACCCGGCTAGTCTATGTGGCCCCGGAACGGTTCCGCAACCGGAGCTTTCAAGCCCTGCTGGCCGACCTCAAGGTGGCCTTGATCGCGATTGACGAAGCCCACTGCATCAGCCAATGGGGCCATGATTTCAGACCTGACTACATCCGCCTGGGTTCAGTCGTTAAACAATTCCCCTCCGCGCGCGTCATGGCCTTGACCGCAACCGCCACCCCGGAGGTCCGCACGGACATTGCCAAGCAACTCGGGCTTGGGATGGATGGTCGCGCCGCCCCTCTGGTCATTGTCAGCGGGTTTCGCCGCGACACCCTCCGGCTAGTAGTCAGCCACGTCTCCTCGCACACCGATAAAATGCGCCGCATTGAGACCATCCTTGCCCGCTATCCCACGGGCATCATTTATTGCAGCACCCGCAAACAGGTGGATCGGGTCGGGGTGATGCTGGGTGAAAACAAGATCAAGCACCTGGTTTACCACGCCGGGCTCACCCCGGAAAAACGGGCTAAGGCCCAGGAACAGTTCATGAGCGGGAAAGTGCCGGTCGTCGTGGCCACCAACGCCTTTGGCATGGGCGTAGACCGCTCGGACCTGCGCTTTGTCATCCACTGGGATGTGCCTGGCAGCATTGAGGCCTATTATCAGGAAGTCGGCCGGGCCGGGCGTGATGGCCAGTTATCCCATTGCGAGCTGCTTTACAACTACGCCGATGTCCGGACCCAGGAGTTTTTCCTCGATGGCTCGAATCCGGACCCCACCACCATCCTACACACCTGGGCCGAAATTTACACCCTGCTGAAAACCGGCGGGTCCCAAACCTGCTCGCTGGACGAGTGGGCGGAACAGATCAAATCAACCGACAACAAAATCACCGTCCACACCTGCATGGGCCTGTATGAACGCTGCGGCCTCATCTCGCGTGAAATCCTGACAGGCTCCCGCTGCTATACTACCTCGCTGATTGAACCCGCGGACCTCACCCGGCTGAAGGAGGCGATGCCGACCCTTGAGGAAAAACGGCGCCGGGATCTGCGCAAACTGGATTTGATGCTCCGTTACGTCAGTTCCCGCAGCTGCCGCCACCATTTCATTCTCGATTATTTCGGCGACAAGGAAACCCTGGCCACCGCCTGTGGCCACTGCGATTTCTGCGGATTTGACTCGGCGATCCCGGCCCGCCCTCCCACTGAAGCCGAATGGCCGCTCATCCAGAAACTACTGAGCGGGGTAGGCCGGCTGGACGGGCGGTTCGGACGGAACACCATCCTCGCCGTCATGACCGGCTCCCGGGCCAAAGAGATCCTGGAGCGCAATCTGAACGACATCTCGACCTATGGGGCGCTGGCCGGTTCCGCTCCGGATGCCCTGAAGGCTATTTTTGATGAGCTGGTGCGGGCCAAGGCGATCCAGCTAAGTCCGGATCAATATGCCACCGCCTCGTTAACCGCCCTTGGCCGGGAAATCGCCTGGCGTCGCGCCACGGTGTCCATGAACTGGCCCGTCCAGGTCACGCACCTGACCAGCAAGGAACCGGATCACCGGCGCAAGCCCGCGCGCGTCAACTCGAAGTCCACCCACCGAGCCGCCCTTCCGGATTCCTTTGACCGCGTGCTGTCGGCGGTCGAGGATACCCTGTTTGAGGAGCTGAAAACCTGGCGCAAGGACGAATCCTTTCATCAGGGGACCCTCCCCTATCTGATCTTCAGTAATAAGACCCTCAAGGCCATCGCGATTGTTAAGCCGAAATCACATTCAGAACTCGAGCGCGTTCCCGGAGTCGGGCCCGCGAAACTCGAGGCCTATGGCGCCGACCTCCTGCGCCTCATTGCAAGAAGGTGA
- a CDS encoding PTS sugar transporter subunit IIA: protein MPHRVMNVKEIATYLHVAPARIELLIKEKEIPFQKQGDRFVFRRAEIDAWASQRILKFSSKNLANYHSQTSAKVKEFAPDVTMMPQLLTRARINGDMPAKTRSSAIRSMVAMAVATDLVSDEADLLTLIEEREALCSTALPGGWAALHPRHHDPYMFTESFMVVGRTIQPIHFGAQDGLPTDIFFLLCCQDDRLHLHTLARLCSLCMETPLLETLRQADSGQEMLDAILEAEQEIIRRL from the coding sequence ATGCCCCATCGAGTCATGAATGTCAAAGAGATTGCAACTTACCTCCATGTTGCACCCGCACGAATTGAATTGCTGATCAAAGAGAAGGAGATCCCCTTCCAGAAACAGGGGGACCGTTTTGTGTTCCGCCGAGCCGAAATTGATGCCTGGGCCTCCCAGCGCATCCTTAAATTTTCCTCCAAAAACCTGGCGAATTACCATTCGCAGACCTCGGCCAAGGTGAAAGAATTCGCTCCGGACGTCACCATGATGCCTCAACTCCTCACCCGGGCGCGCATCAACGGGGACATGCCCGCCAAGACCCGTTCATCCGCCATCCGCTCCATGGTCGCCATGGCGGTGGCCACCGATCTGGTTTCGGATGAAGCAGACCTGCTCACGTTAATCGAGGAACGCGAAGCCCTGTGTTCCACCGCCCTGCCGGGTGGCTGGGCCGCTCTCCATCCCCGGCATCATGACCCCTATATGTTTACCGAATCGTTCATGGTGGTGGGGCGCACGATTCAGCCGATTCATTTCGGGGCCCAGGACGGTCTTCCCACCGACATTTTCTTTCTGCTTTGCTGTCAGGATGACCGGCTTCACCTCCATACCCTGGCGCGATTATGCTCCCTCTGCATGGAAACCCCCTTATTGGAAACCTTGCGCCAGGCGGATTCAGGCCAGGAGATGCTGGACGCCATCCTGGAGGCTGAACAGGAAATCATTCGTCGCCTGTGA
- the pabB gene encoding aminodeoxychorismate synthase component I, producing the protein MSNAVLIHDPSLGRWLAFEHPIRILTASRIEEVMPLLREVEAAVNGEKLYAAGFLSYEAAPAFDPALTVRPDPSGFPLLWFGLYQEPTSWNPRDPVPISHDPPLHWTPSLSRADYAQVIARIRNYLYSGETYQVNYTFRLTTPFRQEPLPLFETLVQAQGAHYSAFIDTSDFALCSASPELFFRLNGTHLESRPMKGTMKRGVTTQEDQANAQRLRDSPKNQSENVMIVDMVRNDMGRVAEKGQVSVDQLFKVERYPTVWQMISTVSARTQASLCDILSALFPCASITGAPKPRTMALITREELTPRRIYTGAIGYLAPDRQAQFNVAIRTVLIDKTQGVAEYGVGGGIVWDSVSGDEYDECGTKAKVLCDPPVTFQLLETLLWTPGEGIFLKDRHLARLEDSANYFDFTFSREAIRSQLDALKLAGPARIRLLVTRSGSVTLESSPFAPGPETRPVRLRLAQHPVDITDRFLYHKTTCRQVYEAARQGVTDCDEVLLWNAAGELTESTIANLVVDLDGERLTPPVSCGLLAGTFRAELLAQGAIKEAVIRLSDLPRIRTFYLVNSLRKWREARWLTAS; encoded by the coding sequence GTGAGCAATGCTGTCCTCATCCACGATCCCTCCCTCGGGCGCTGGCTGGCCTTCGAACACCCCATACGGATCCTGACGGCCTCACGTATCGAGGAGGTGATGCCGCTCCTTCGAGAAGTGGAAGCGGCGGTCAACGGGGAAAAGCTCTATGCCGCGGGGTTCCTGAGCTATGAGGCCGCCCCGGCCTTTGATCCGGCCTTAACGGTTCGGCCGGACCCGTCCGGATTTCCCCTGCTGTGGTTCGGCCTTTACCAGGAGCCCACCTCCTGGAATCCCCGGGATCCCGTCCCCATCTCTCATGATCCCCCGCTTCACTGGACCCCGTCCCTCTCCCGGGCAGACTACGCTCAGGTCATTGCCCGAATCCGGAACTATCTCTATTCAGGCGAAACCTATCAGGTCAACTATACCTTCCGGCTGACCACTCCCTTCCGTCAGGAGCCGCTGCCGCTTTTCGAAACACTGGTTCAGGCGCAGGGCGCGCATTACTCGGCCTTCATCGATACCTCAGACTTCGCCCTCTGCTCCGCCTCCCCCGAACTCTTCTTCCGCCTCAACGGGACCCACCTGGAATCCCGCCCCATGAAGGGCACCATGAAACGCGGGGTCACCACCCAGGAGGATCAGGCCAACGCCCAGAGACTACGGGACTCACCCAAAAATCAGTCAGAGAATGTGATGATAGTGGATATGGTGCGAAACGACATGGGGCGGGTGGCGGAAAAAGGACAGGTTTCGGTGGATCAGCTTTTTAAAGTGGAGCGGTATCCCACCGTCTGGCAGATGATTTCCACCGTTTCTGCCCGGACCCAGGCCTCCCTTTGCGACATTTTATCGGCACTCTTTCCCTGTGCTTCGATCACCGGTGCCCCTAAACCCAGGACCATGGCCCTCATTACCCGCGAGGAACTCACTCCCCGCCGGATCTATACCGGGGCCATCGGGTATCTGGCGCCGGACCGTCAGGCGCAATTCAATGTTGCCATCCGGACGGTCCTGATTGATAAGACGCAAGGAGTCGCCGAATATGGCGTGGGCGGCGGGATTGTCTGGGATTCTGTCAGCGGGGACGAGTATGACGAATGCGGGACCAAGGCCAAAGTGCTATGTGACCCACCCGTGACGTTCCAACTCCTGGAAACGCTGCTTTGGACCCCGGGCGAGGGAATTTTCCTGAAGGACCGGCATTTAGCACGGCTTGAAGATTCCGCGAATTATTTCGATTTCACCTTCTCAAGGGAGGCCATTCGCAGCCAACTGGATGCCCTGAAGTTGGCCGGGCCGGCCCGGATCCGGCTTCTCGTGACCCGCTCAGGAAGCGTCACCCTGGAATCATCCCCCTTCGCGCCGGGACCCGAAACCCGCCCGGTCCGTCTGCGGCTGGCGCAGCACCCGGTGGATATCACCGACCGGTTCCTCTACCACAAAACGACCTGCCGGCAGGTATACGAAGCCGCCAGACAAGGGGTCACGGATTGCGACGAGGTTCTGCTCTGGAACGCCGCAGGGGAGTTGACAGAATCCACCATTGCCAATCTGGTGGTGGATCTCGATGGCGAACGTCTGACGCCGCCGGTTTCCTGCGGGCTCCTGGCGGGAACCTTCCGGGCCGAACTGCTTGCGCAAGGAGCGATCAAAGAAGCGGTCATCCGCCTCTCTGATCTCCCTCGCATCCGGACGTTTTACCTCGTCAACTCCCTGCGAAAATGGCGGGAAGCAAGGTGGCTTACAGCGTCTTGA
- a CDS encoding pyridoxal phosphate-dependent aminotransferase, translating to MELNERVSAIAPSLTLAIDAKAKALMAAGEKVCGFGAGEPDFDTPEHVKEAAAKALREGKTKYAPNDGIMELRVAIADKLASENKLSYKVDQILVSNGAKHSLFNIFMALCREGDEIIIPAPFWLSYPEMVRVAGGKPVFVQGSEAHGLKVTASQVEAAITKRTKAIVLNSPSNPTGMVYAREELRALAEVAVKHNLSIISDEIYERMVYDGVEAVSIGSLSPEIFKRTITVNGFSKPYAMTGWRLGYFAGPIELVKAASALQSHSTSAPNTFAQYGAVAALRGPQDCVSKMVVAFDERRQYLYKRLTAMKGITCVKPAGAFYVFPNISAFGLSSIEFSQKLLEQEKMAVVPGLPFGADEHIRLSYACSMANIEAGMICLERFIKTL from the coding sequence ATGGAGCTTAATGAACGGGTAAGCGCGATCGCGCCTTCGTTGACCCTGGCCATTGATGCCAAGGCCAAGGCGCTCATGGCGGCAGGCGAAAAAGTATGTGGTTTCGGGGCTGGGGAACCGGATTTCGACACGCCAGAACACGTCAAGGAAGCCGCGGCGAAAGCCCTGCGTGAAGGGAAGACCAAATACGCACCCAATGATGGCATCATGGAACTCCGCGTCGCCATTGCGGATAAGCTTGCCAGTGAGAATAAGCTCTCCTACAAGGTGGATCAGATTCTGGTCAGTAACGGGGCCAAACACTCCCTCTTCAATATCTTCATGGCGCTCTGCCGTGAGGGTGACGAAATCATCATTCCTGCTCCGTTCTGGTTGAGCTATCCTGAAATGGTCCGCGTCGCGGGTGGCAAACCGGTCTTCGTGCAGGGGAGTGAAGCGCATGGACTCAAAGTGACCGCCTCGCAAGTGGAAGCGGCCATCACGAAACGGACCAAGGCGATTGTCCTGAACAGCCCGTCCAATCCCACCGGAATGGTCTATGCCCGCGAGGAACTTCGCGCGCTGGCTGAAGTGGCGGTGAAGCACAACCTTTCCATCATCTCGGATGAGATCTATGAACGCATGGTCTACGACGGGGTTGAAGCGGTCAGTATCGGGTCGCTCTCCCCTGAGATCTTCAAGCGCACCATTACGGTGAACGGCTTCAGCAAGCCGTATGCCATGACCGGCTGGCGGCTGGGCTATTTTGCCGGCCCCATTGAACTGGTGAAGGCGGCTTCTGCGCTTCAAAGTCATAGCACCTCCGCGCCCAACACGTTTGCCCAATATGGGGCCGTAGCGGCCTTGCGCGGACCTCAGGATTGCGTCTCCAAAATGGTGGTCGCCTTTGATGAGCGCCGCCAGTATCTCTACAAGCGGTTGACGGCCATGAAGGGGATTACCTGTGTGAAACCGGCCGGGGCCTTCTATGTGTTTCCCAACATCTCCGCTTTTGGGCTCTCTTCCATCGAGTTCTCGCAAAAGTTGCTGGAGCAGGAAAAGATGGCGGTGGTGCCCGGTCTGCCGTTTGGGGCCGATGAGCATATCCGCCTCTCGTATGCCTGCAGCATGGCCAATATCGAAGCGGGAATGATCTGCCTCGAACGATTTATCAAGACGCTGTAA